A window of Thunnus thynnus chromosome 17, fThuThy2.1, whole genome shotgun sequence contains these coding sequences:
- the sun1b gene encoding SUN domain-containing protein 1 isoform X2 has protein sequence MTMDFSQLHTYTPPQCAPENTGYTYSLSSSYSTAALDFEKEHQIAPVYESPRMSRRSLRLQTSAGHYGNDSLADYSQNHSNSSYTSTRRETRTVRSRKQQSSSGSLSLSLSQAATPRKALSFSAVSTPINNSSSIQQSHTASEASLLTPILDQSSLRQRTITTTTTTTTTSGDGHWGKSTDHSSSSINGDVSASASKSHATLANGYICKDCSVHSHRTESLTTHSSSSSNSQAAEASTDAHTFSSSPFTSIYSRDRSRRNKTGVLMSMLYTCIRYSKRALAPIVSLVTLLFNNVLWLGSRAKSPPRKGVLVSFSDSVRQAVSSGLSQLWLFKQTTLHRMMGYRANGYEGQAHSSFCGSMNVKDLVTEDASHLNLNGSLCDDCKGKQYSETHTVLTQSSRPRRLVGALWSLLAYTGYCLLQPGYCVVRAGKAVGSGVGTAAQRLLSLLWMLLAAPVKAGRGLLWFLAKGWYQLVSLMSLLNVFFLTRCLPKLWKLLLLLLPFLLLLALWLWGPSTATLLAYLPAINLTEWRSASPFTLFSNSGPVSAPGPASVPVPPTETPLEQTPATPISQAPILPPVVVSSVDLERLERVERQLALLWERVQQGDDKQKQHHTDILGLYSTLREQLHTQTDRESLGLWVSSLLEERLSVLRGELDQENTHRAQSEEQQKLHQESQTARLADLELLLNTLAAKTEEVQQKQQLYEHEKEKREKEVVISAADTAPVSVGVKQEDHDALLAEVQRLELELGKIRQDLQGVAGCKGKCEQLGSLQETISAQVSSQVRKELQALFFGSSESAEERGEVPESLIYWLSQRYVSTPDLQALLASLELSILRNVSQQLELNRAQTLGEAESQAKTIIQTVTGTVQHTASTEGLTEEQVKLIVQNALKLYSQDRTGLVDYALESGGGSILSTRCSETYETKTALMSLFGLPLWYFSQSPRVVIQPDVYPGNCWAFKGSQGYLVIRLSLRIRPTSFCVEHIPKALSPTGNITSAPRNFTVYGLDDEYQEEGKLLGQYVYNEDGESLQTFPVTEQNDKAFQIIEVRVLSNWGHPEYTCLYRFRVHGEPRPQ, from the exons CTCCAGCTACTCGACAGCAGCGTTAGACTTTGAAAAGGAGCACCAGATTGCTCCTGTGTACGAGTCGCCCAGGATGTCACGGCGGAGCCTGCGTCTGCAGACCAGTGCTGGTCACTATGGCAACGACAGCCTGGCTGATTACTCCCAGAaccacagcaacagcagctacACTAGCACCAGGAGAGAAACACG GACGGTGCGGAGCAGGAAGCAGCAGTCCAGTTCTGGCTCTCTGTCTTTATCCCTGAGCCAAGCCGCCACACCGAGGAAAgccctctccttctctgctgTTAGTACCCCGAttaataacagcagcagcattcaGCAAAGCCACACTGCATCTGAGGCCTCACTGCTCACACCCATCCTGGACCAGTCCAGCCTTAGACAACGTACCATCACCACAACTACCACCACTACCACTACTTCTGGGGATGGACATTGGG GGAAGAGCACTGACCACAGTTCATCAAGTATCAATGGTGACGTCAGTGCCAGTGCATCAAAGTCCCACGCCACGCTCGCCAACGGTTACATCTGTAAAGACTGCTCTGTACACTCTCATAGGACAGAGTCCCTTACCAcacactcatcatcatcatcgaaTTCTCAGGCTGCAGAAGCTTCCACCGATGCCCACACCTTCTCGTCGTCACCTTTCACCAGCATATACTCCAGGGACAGGAGTCGGAGGAACAAGACAG GTGTCCTGATGTCAATGTTATATACGTGTATACGCTACAGCAAACGAGCCCTGGCCCCCATAGTGTCCTTAGTCACTCTGCTCTTCAACAATGTGCTCTGGCTGGGTTCAAGGGCCAAGAGCCCACCGAGAAAAG GTGTCCTTGTGTCGTTTTCGGACTCAGTGAGACAAGCGGTGTCCTCCGGTTTGTCCCAACTGTGGCTGTTTAAGCAGACCACTCTCCACAGAATGATGGGCTACAGGGCAAATGGCTATGAAGGACAAG CTCACTCAAGTTTCTGTGGAAGCATGAATGTGAAGGATCTGGTGACTGAAGACGCATCACATCTTAATCTCAATGGTTCCCTGT GTGATGACTGTAAAGGGAAGCAGTACTCTGAGACACACACCGTCCTCACACAGTCCTCCAGGCCTCGGCGCCTGGTGGGGGCGCTGTGGAGCCTTCTAGCTTACACAG GTTACTGCCTCCTCCAGCCAGGGTACTGTGTGGTGAGAGCAGGCAAAGCAGTGGGATCAGGGGTTGGGACAGCAGCACAGAGGCTGCTCTCGCTGCTCTGGATGCTCCTGGCAGCTCCAG TGAAGGCAGGCAGAGGTCTTCTGTGGTTTCTTGCAAAAGGATGGTACCAGCTGGTGTCTCTTATGTCTCTCCTCAATGTCTTCTTTCTGACACG ATGCCTTCCCAAACTCTGGAAGCTCCTGCTGCTTCTTTTGCCCTTTTTGCTCCTCTTAG CTTTATGGTTGTGGGGTCCGTCCACTGCTACCCTGCTTGCCTACCTCCCAGCTATAAACCTAACGGAGTGGCGTTCTGCATCTCCCTTCACCCTCTTCTCCAACTCGGGGCCAGTCTCTGCTCCCGGTCCCGCCTCTGTCCCCGTCCCTCCAACAGAGACTCCACTGGAGCAGACACCAGCTACCCCGATCTCACAGGCACCG ATCCTCCCCCCAGTGGTGGTCTCTAGTGTGGACTTAGAGCGTCTTGAACGTGTGGAGCGCCAACTAGCCCTGCTGTGGGAGCGAGTCCAGCAGGGTGACGACAAGCAGAAGCAGCATCACACTGACATTTTGGGTCTCTACAGCACCCTGAGGGAGCAGCTCCACACTCAGACCGACAGGGAGAGTCTGGGACTGTGGGTTTCCTCACTGCTGGAGGAGAGGCTTAGCGTGCTGCGAGGAGAGCTGGACcaggagaacacacacagagcacag AGTGAAGAGCAGCAGAAACTGCACCAAGAGAGTCAGACAGCACGGCTGGCTGATTTGGAATTGCTGCTCAACACTCTGGCTGCCAAGACTGAG GAGGTGcaacagaagcagcagctgtATGAGCACGAGAAAGAGAAACGGGAGAAAGAAGTTGTCATTTCAGCAGCAGACACAGCTCCTGTCAG tgtgGGTGTGAAGCAGGAGGACCATGATGCTCTGCTGGCAGAGGTGCAGAGACTTGAGTTAGAACTGGGCAAAATCAGGCAAGACCTGCAGGGTGTTGCAGGATGCAAGGGCAAGTGTGAGCAGCTGGGCTCTCTGCAGGAGACA ATATCAGCTCAGGTGTCCTCCCAGGTACGTAAGGAGTTGCAGGCTCTGTTCTTCGGCAGCAGCGAGTCAGCTGAGGAGCGCGGAGAGGTGCCTGAGTCTCTGATCTACTGGCTGTCCCAGCGCTACGTGAGCACGCCTGACCTGCAAGCCTTACTGGCCTCACTGGAGCTGAGTATCCTGAGAAACGTTTCCCAGCAGCTGGAGCTTAATCGAGCCCAGACCTTGGGAGAAGCAGAGTCCCAAGCCAAGACCATCATCCAGACAGTAACTGGGACTGTCCAGCACACTGCCTCTACTGAAGGACTGACAGAAGAG CAAGTGAAGCTGATAGTCCAGAACGCGCTGAAGCTCTACTCCCAGGATCGAACGGGTCTGGTGGACTATGCCCTGGAGTCTGGAG gtggcAGCATCCTCAGTACACGCTGCTCTGAGACATATGAAACCAAGACAGCCCTCATGAGTCTGTTTGGCCTGCCACTCTGGTACTTCTCCCAGTCTCCACGTGTTGTCATCCAG CCTGATGTGTACCCAGGTAACTGTTGGGCATTCAAAGGCTCTCAGGGCTATCTGGTGATCCGGCTTTCATTGAGGATCCGGCCCACATCCTTCTGCGTGGAGCACATTCCCAAAGCCCTGTCCCCAACCGGAAACATCACCAGTGCGCCACGCAACTTCACTGTCTAT GGTCTAGATGATGAGTACCAAGAGGAAGGGAAGCTGCTGGGACAATACGTATACAATGAAGATGGGGAGTCACTGCAAACCTTCCCTGTTACG GAGCAGAATGATAAGGCCTTCCAGATAATTGAGGTGCGGGTGCTGTCTAACTGGGGGCATCCAGAGTACACCTGCCTGTACCGCTTCAGAGTCCACGGAGAACCTCGGCCTCAGTGA
- the sun1b gene encoding SUN domain-containing protein 1 isoform X6: MQEESKQRRMTMDFSQLHTYTPPQCAPENTGYTYSLSSSYSTAALDFEKEHQIAPVYESPRMSRRSLRLQTSAGHYGNDSLADYSQNHSNSSYTSTRRETRTVRSRKQQSSSGSLSLSLSQAATPRKALSFSAVSTPINNSSSIQQSHTASEASLLTPILDQSSLRQRTITTTTTTTTTSGDGHWGKSTDHSSSSINGDVSASASKSHATLANGYICKDCSVHSHRTESLTTHSSSSSNSQAAEASTDAHTFSSSPFTSIYSRDRSRRNKTAHSSFCGSMNVKDLVTEDASHLNLNGSLCDDCKGKQYSETHTVLTQSSRPRRLVGALWSLLAYTGYCLLQPGYCVVRAGKAVGSGVGTAAQRLLSLLWMLLAAPVKAGRGLLWFLAKGWYQLVSLMSLLNVFFLTRCLPKLWKLLLLLLPFLLLLALWLWGPSTATLLAYLPAINLTEWRSASPFTLFSNSGPVSAPGPASVPVPPTETPLEQTPATPISQAPILPPVVVSSVDLERLERVERQLALLWERVQQGDDKQKQHHTDILGLYSTLREQLHTQTDRESLGLWVSSLLEERLSVLRGELDQENTHRAQSEEQQKLHQESQTARLADLELLLNTLAAKTEEVQQKQQLYEHEKEKREKEVVISAADTAPVSVGVKQEDHDALLAEVQRLELELGKIRQDLQGVAGCKGKCEQLGSLQETISAQVSSQVRKELQALFFGSSESAEERGEVPESLIYWLSQRYVSTPDLQALLASLELSILRNVSQQLELNRAQTLGEAESQAKTIIQTVTGTVQHTASTEGLTEEQVKLIVQNALKLYSQDRTGLVDYALESGGGSILSTRCSETYETKTALMSLFGLPLWYFSQSPRVVIQPDVYPGNCWAFKGSQGYLVIRLSLRIRPTSFCVEHIPKALSPTGNITSAPRNFTVYGLDDEYQEEGKLLGQYVYNEDGESLQTFPVTEQNDKAFQIIEVRVLSNWGHPEYTCLYRFRVHGEPRPQ; the protein is encoded by the exons CTCCAGCTACTCGACAGCAGCGTTAGACTTTGAAAAGGAGCACCAGATTGCTCCTGTGTACGAGTCGCCCAGGATGTCACGGCGGAGCCTGCGTCTGCAGACCAGTGCTGGTCACTATGGCAACGACAGCCTGGCTGATTACTCCCAGAaccacagcaacagcagctacACTAGCACCAGGAGAGAAACACG GACGGTGCGGAGCAGGAAGCAGCAGTCCAGTTCTGGCTCTCTGTCTTTATCCCTGAGCCAAGCCGCCACACCGAGGAAAgccctctccttctctgctgTTAGTACCCCGAttaataacagcagcagcattcaGCAAAGCCACACTGCATCTGAGGCCTCACTGCTCACACCCATCCTGGACCAGTCCAGCCTTAGACAACGTACCATCACCACAACTACCACCACTACCACTACTTCTGGGGATGGACATTGGG GGAAGAGCACTGACCACAGTTCATCAAGTATCAATGGTGACGTCAGTGCCAGTGCATCAAAGTCCCACGCCACGCTCGCCAACGGTTACATCTGTAAAGACTGCTCTGTACACTCTCATAGGACAGAGTCCCTTACCAcacactcatcatcatcatcgaaTTCTCAGGCTGCAGAAGCTTCCACCGATGCCCACACCTTCTCGTCGTCACCTTTCACCAGCATATACTCCAGGGACAGGAGTCGGAGGAACAAGACAG CTCACTCAAGTTTCTGTGGAAGCATGAATGTGAAGGATCTGGTGACTGAAGACGCATCACATCTTAATCTCAATGGTTCCCTGT GTGATGACTGTAAAGGGAAGCAGTACTCTGAGACACACACCGTCCTCACACAGTCCTCCAGGCCTCGGCGCCTGGTGGGGGCGCTGTGGAGCCTTCTAGCTTACACAG GTTACTGCCTCCTCCAGCCAGGGTACTGTGTGGTGAGAGCAGGCAAAGCAGTGGGATCAGGGGTTGGGACAGCAGCACAGAGGCTGCTCTCGCTGCTCTGGATGCTCCTGGCAGCTCCAG TGAAGGCAGGCAGAGGTCTTCTGTGGTTTCTTGCAAAAGGATGGTACCAGCTGGTGTCTCTTATGTCTCTCCTCAATGTCTTCTTTCTGACACG ATGCCTTCCCAAACTCTGGAAGCTCCTGCTGCTTCTTTTGCCCTTTTTGCTCCTCTTAG CTTTATGGTTGTGGGGTCCGTCCACTGCTACCCTGCTTGCCTACCTCCCAGCTATAAACCTAACGGAGTGGCGTTCTGCATCTCCCTTCACCCTCTTCTCCAACTCGGGGCCAGTCTCTGCTCCCGGTCCCGCCTCTGTCCCCGTCCCTCCAACAGAGACTCCACTGGAGCAGACACCAGCTACCCCGATCTCACAGGCACCG ATCCTCCCCCCAGTGGTGGTCTCTAGTGTGGACTTAGAGCGTCTTGAACGTGTGGAGCGCCAACTAGCCCTGCTGTGGGAGCGAGTCCAGCAGGGTGACGACAAGCAGAAGCAGCATCACACTGACATTTTGGGTCTCTACAGCACCCTGAGGGAGCAGCTCCACACTCAGACCGACAGGGAGAGTCTGGGACTGTGGGTTTCCTCACTGCTGGAGGAGAGGCTTAGCGTGCTGCGAGGAGAGCTGGACcaggagaacacacacagagcacag AGTGAAGAGCAGCAGAAACTGCACCAAGAGAGTCAGACAGCACGGCTGGCTGATTTGGAATTGCTGCTCAACACTCTGGCTGCCAAGACTGAG GAGGTGcaacagaagcagcagctgtATGAGCACGAGAAAGAGAAACGGGAGAAAGAAGTTGTCATTTCAGCAGCAGACACAGCTCCTGTCAG tgtgGGTGTGAAGCAGGAGGACCATGATGCTCTGCTGGCAGAGGTGCAGAGACTTGAGTTAGAACTGGGCAAAATCAGGCAAGACCTGCAGGGTGTTGCAGGATGCAAGGGCAAGTGTGAGCAGCTGGGCTCTCTGCAGGAGACA ATATCAGCTCAGGTGTCCTCCCAGGTACGTAAGGAGTTGCAGGCTCTGTTCTTCGGCAGCAGCGAGTCAGCTGAGGAGCGCGGAGAGGTGCCTGAGTCTCTGATCTACTGGCTGTCCCAGCGCTACGTGAGCACGCCTGACCTGCAAGCCTTACTGGCCTCACTGGAGCTGAGTATCCTGAGAAACGTTTCCCAGCAGCTGGAGCTTAATCGAGCCCAGACCTTGGGAGAAGCAGAGTCCCAAGCCAAGACCATCATCCAGACAGTAACTGGGACTGTCCAGCACACTGCCTCTACTGAAGGACTGACAGAAGAG CAAGTGAAGCTGATAGTCCAGAACGCGCTGAAGCTCTACTCCCAGGATCGAACGGGTCTGGTGGACTATGCCCTGGAGTCTGGAG gtggcAGCATCCTCAGTACACGCTGCTCTGAGACATATGAAACCAAGACAGCCCTCATGAGTCTGTTTGGCCTGCCACTCTGGTACTTCTCCCAGTCTCCACGTGTTGTCATCCAG CCTGATGTGTACCCAGGTAACTGTTGGGCATTCAAAGGCTCTCAGGGCTATCTGGTGATCCGGCTTTCATTGAGGATCCGGCCCACATCCTTCTGCGTGGAGCACATTCCCAAAGCCCTGTCCCCAACCGGAAACATCACCAGTGCGCCACGCAACTTCACTGTCTAT GGTCTAGATGATGAGTACCAAGAGGAAGGGAAGCTGCTGGGACAATACGTATACAATGAAGATGGGGAGTCACTGCAAACCTTCCCTGTTACG GAGCAGAATGATAAGGCCTTCCAGATAATTGAGGTGCGGGTGCTGTCTAACTGGGGGCATCCAGAGTACACCTGCCTGTACCGCTTCAGAGTCCACGGAGAACCTCGGCCTCAGTGA
- the sun1b gene encoding SUN domain-containing protein 1 isoform X3, producing MKRSSYSTAALDFEKEHQIAPVYESPRMSRRSLRLQTSAGHYGNDSLADYSQNHSNSSYTSTRRETRTVRSRKQQSSSGSLSLSLSQAATPRKALSFSAVSTPINNSSSIQQSHTASEASLLTPILDQSSLRQRTITTTTTTTTTSGDGHWGKSTDHSSSSINGDVSASASKSHATLANGYICKDCSVHSHRTESLTTHSSSSSNSQAAEASTDAHTFSSSPFTSIYSRDRSRRNKTGVLMSMLYTCIRYSKRALAPIVSLVTLLFNNVLWLGSRAKSPPRKGVLVSFSDSVRQAVSSGLSQLWLFKQTTLHRMMGYRANGYEGQAHSSFCGSMNVKDLVTEDASHLNLNGSLCDDCKGKQYSETHTVLTQSSRPRRLVGALWSLLAYTGYCLLQPGYCVVRAGKAVGSGVGTAAQRLLSLLWMLLAAPVKAGRGLLWFLAKGWYQLVSLMSLLNVFFLTRCLPKLWKLLLLLLPFLLLLALWLWGPSTATLLAYLPAINLTEWRSASPFTLFSNSGPVSAPGPASVPVPPTETPLEQTPATPISQAPILPPVVVSSVDLERLERVERQLALLWERVQQGDDKQKQHHTDILGLYSTLREQLHTQTDRESLGLWVSSLLEERLSVLRGELDQENTHRAQSEEQQKLHQESQTARLADLELLLNTLAAKTEEVQQKQQLYEHEKEKREKEVVISAADTAPVSVGVKQEDHDALLAEVQRLELELGKIRQDLQGVAGCKGKCEQLGSLQETISAQVSSQVRKELQALFFGSSESAEERGEVPESLIYWLSQRYVSTPDLQALLASLELSILRNVSQQLELNRAQTLGEAESQAKTIIQTVTGTVQHTASTEGLTEEQVKLIVQNALKLYSQDRTGLVDYALESGGGSILSTRCSETYETKTALMSLFGLPLWYFSQSPRVVIQPDVYPGNCWAFKGSQGYLVIRLSLRIRPTSFCVEHIPKALSPTGNITSAPRNFTVYGLDDEYQEEGKLLGQYVYNEDGESLQTFPVTEQNDKAFQIIEVRVLSNWGHPEYTCLYRFRVHGEPRPQ from the exons CTCCAGCTACTCGACAGCAGCGTTAGACTTTGAAAAGGAGCACCAGATTGCTCCTGTGTACGAGTCGCCCAGGATGTCACGGCGGAGCCTGCGTCTGCAGACCAGTGCTGGTCACTATGGCAACGACAGCCTGGCTGATTACTCCCAGAaccacagcaacagcagctacACTAGCACCAGGAGAGAAACACG GACGGTGCGGAGCAGGAAGCAGCAGTCCAGTTCTGGCTCTCTGTCTTTATCCCTGAGCCAAGCCGCCACACCGAGGAAAgccctctccttctctgctgTTAGTACCCCGAttaataacagcagcagcattcaGCAAAGCCACACTGCATCTGAGGCCTCACTGCTCACACCCATCCTGGACCAGTCCAGCCTTAGACAACGTACCATCACCACAACTACCACCACTACCACTACTTCTGGGGATGGACATTGGG GGAAGAGCACTGACCACAGTTCATCAAGTATCAATGGTGACGTCAGTGCCAGTGCATCAAAGTCCCACGCCACGCTCGCCAACGGTTACATCTGTAAAGACTGCTCTGTACACTCTCATAGGACAGAGTCCCTTACCAcacactcatcatcatcatcgaaTTCTCAGGCTGCAGAAGCTTCCACCGATGCCCACACCTTCTCGTCGTCACCTTTCACCAGCATATACTCCAGGGACAGGAGTCGGAGGAACAAGACAG GTGTCCTGATGTCAATGTTATATACGTGTATACGCTACAGCAAACGAGCCCTGGCCCCCATAGTGTCCTTAGTCACTCTGCTCTTCAACAATGTGCTCTGGCTGGGTTCAAGGGCCAAGAGCCCACCGAGAAAAG GTGTCCTTGTGTCGTTTTCGGACTCAGTGAGACAAGCGGTGTCCTCCGGTTTGTCCCAACTGTGGCTGTTTAAGCAGACCACTCTCCACAGAATGATGGGCTACAGGGCAAATGGCTATGAAGGACAAG CTCACTCAAGTTTCTGTGGAAGCATGAATGTGAAGGATCTGGTGACTGAAGACGCATCACATCTTAATCTCAATGGTTCCCTGT GTGATGACTGTAAAGGGAAGCAGTACTCTGAGACACACACCGTCCTCACACAGTCCTCCAGGCCTCGGCGCCTGGTGGGGGCGCTGTGGAGCCTTCTAGCTTACACAG GTTACTGCCTCCTCCAGCCAGGGTACTGTGTGGTGAGAGCAGGCAAAGCAGTGGGATCAGGGGTTGGGACAGCAGCACAGAGGCTGCTCTCGCTGCTCTGGATGCTCCTGGCAGCTCCAG TGAAGGCAGGCAGAGGTCTTCTGTGGTTTCTTGCAAAAGGATGGTACCAGCTGGTGTCTCTTATGTCTCTCCTCAATGTCTTCTTTCTGACACG ATGCCTTCCCAAACTCTGGAAGCTCCTGCTGCTTCTTTTGCCCTTTTTGCTCCTCTTAG CTTTATGGTTGTGGGGTCCGTCCACTGCTACCCTGCTTGCCTACCTCCCAGCTATAAACCTAACGGAGTGGCGTTCTGCATCTCCCTTCACCCTCTTCTCCAACTCGGGGCCAGTCTCTGCTCCCGGTCCCGCCTCTGTCCCCGTCCCTCCAACAGAGACTCCACTGGAGCAGACACCAGCTACCCCGATCTCACAGGCACCG ATCCTCCCCCCAGTGGTGGTCTCTAGTGTGGACTTAGAGCGTCTTGAACGTGTGGAGCGCCAACTAGCCCTGCTGTGGGAGCGAGTCCAGCAGGGTGACGACAAGCAGAAGCAGCATCACACTGACATTTTGGGTCTCTACAGCACCCTGAGGGAGCAGCTCCACACTCAGACCGACAGGGAGAGTCTGGGACTGTGGGTTTCCTCACTGCTGGAGGAGAGGCTTAGCGTGCTGCGAGGAGAGCTGGACcaggagaacacacacagagcacag AGTGAAGAGCAGCAGAAACTGCACCAAGAGAGTCAGACAGCACGGCTGGCTGATTTGGAATTGCTGCTCAACACTCTGGCTGCCAAGACTGAG GAGGTGcaacagaagcagcagctgtATGAGCACGAGAAAGAGAAACGGGAGAAAGAAGTTGTCATTTCAGCAGCAGACACAGCTCCTGTCAG tgtgGGTGTGAAGCAGGAGGACCATGATGCTCTGCTGGCAGAGGTGCAGAGACTTGAGTTAGAACTGGGCAAAATCAGGCAAGACCTGCAGGGTGTTGCAGGATGCAAGGGCAAGTGTGAGCAGCTGGGCTCTCTGCAGGAGACA ATATCAGCTCAGGTGTCCTCCCAGGTACGTAAGGAGTTGCAGGCTCTGTTCTTCGGCAGCAGCGAGTCAGCTGAGGAGCGCGGAGAGGTGCCTGAGTCTCTGATCTACTGGCTGTCCCAGCGCTACGTGAGCACGCCTGACCTGCAAGCCTTACTGGCCTCACTGGAGCTGAGTATCCTGAGAAACGTTTCCCAGCAGCTGGAGCTTAATCGAGCCCAGACCTTGGGAGAAGCAGAGTCCCAAGCCAAGACCATCATCCAGACAGTAACTGGGACTGTCCAGCACACTGCCTCTACTGAAGGACTGACAGAAGAG CAAGTGAAGCTGATAGTCCAGAACGCGCTGAAGCTCTACTCCCAGGATCGAACGGGTCTGGTGGACTATGCCCTGGAGTCTGGAG gtggcAGCATCCTCAGTACACGCTGCTCTGAGACATATGAAACCAAGACAGCCCTCATGAGTCTGTTTGGCCTGCCACTCTGGTACTTCTCCCAGTCTCCACGTGTTGTCATCCAG CCTGATGTGTACCCAGGTAACTGTTGGGCATTCAAAGGCTCTCAGGGCTATCTGGTGATCCGGCTTTCATTGAGGATCCGGCCCACATCCTTCTGCGTGGAGCACATTCCCAAAGCCCTGTCCCCAACCGGAAACATCACCAGTGCGCCACGCAACTTCACTGTCTAT GGTCTAGATGATGAGTACCAAGAGGAAGGGAAGCTGCTGGGACAATACGTATACAATGAAGATGGGGAGTCACTGCAAACCTTCCCTGTTACG GAGCAGAATGATAAGGCCTTCCAGATAATTGAGGTGCGGGTGCTGTCTAACTGGGGGCATCCAGAGTACACCTGCCTGTACCGCTTCAGAGTCCACGGAGAACCTCGGCCTCAGTGA